The Collimonas sp. PA-H2 genome contains a region encoding:
- a CDS encoding MFS transporter: MAYQLGNQESIILPTAAVDMRIEEKKEHHPALWVPSLYFAEGLPYFVVATIAGLMYKSMGMGNDQIALWTGMLGFVWVFKPLWSPFLEAARSKKAIVLLFQFFGGASLGLVALALHLPNYFAVSIALLGLVAISSATHDIAADGLYIASLSSTQQATYAGWQGGFYNVARFFSLGGLVVLAGYFEKHMAVAQAWSLIFGMLGLSMLLLAAYHLWALPAGRNPARPAGGMKGVWLTLREVIIDFFQKPGIWLAILFIILFRAGEGQITTIGPLFLRAARAEGGLGLATAEVGAVYGTLATVAFIGGSLLGGYFTAWRGLKRSMFFLILAMNLPNLAYFFLSTAMPTNLGVIGAALSLEMFGYGFGFVGLILFIMQEVAVGKYQMAHYALGTGIMQLGYVLFKIVSGSVQAALGYQHFFLWVLVSAIPVLLLSRIVPIGRHEKADGDAAQAAS; encoded by the coding sequence ATGGCTTACCAACTCGGCAATCAGGAATCGATCATCCTACCCACGGCGGCTGTCGACATGCGCATCGAAGAAAAGAAAGAGCATCATCCGGCACTCTGGGTGCCGAGCTTGTACTTCGCCGAAGGCTTGCCGTATTTCGTGGTGGCGACCATCGCCGGCCTGATGTACAAGAGCATGGGCATGGGCAACGACCAGATCGCGCTGTGGACCGGCATGCTGGGTTTCGTCTGGGTCTTCAAGCCGCTCTGGAGTCCGTTCCTGGAGGCGGCGCGCAGCAAGAAGGCGATCGTCCTGCTGTTCCAGTTTTTTGGCGGCGCCAGCCTCGGGCTGGTGGCGCTGGCGCTGCATTTGCCGAACTATTTTGCAGTCAGCATTGCCTTGCTGGGACTGGTGGCGATTTCTTCCGCCACGCATGATATCGCGGCCGACGGCTTGTATATCGCCAGCCTGAGTTCGACCCAGCAGGCGACTTACGCCGGCTGGCAGGGCGGCTTCTACAATGTGGCGCGCTTCTTTTCGCTGGGCGGGCTGGTGGTGCTGGCCGGCTATTTCGAGAAGCACATGGCGGTGGCGCAAGCCTGGAGCCTGATCTTCGGCATGCTAGGGCTCAGCATGCTGCTGCTGGCGGCCTATCATCTGTGGGCCTTGCCGGCCGGCCGTAATCCGGCCCGTCCGGCTGGCGGCATGAAGGGTGTCTGGCTGACCTTGCGCGAAGTGATCATCGATTTCTTCCAGAAGCCGGGCATCTGGCTGGCTATCCTGTTCATCATCCTGTTCCGTGCCGGCGAAGGCCAGATCACCACCATCGGCCCGCTGTTCCTGCGGGCGGCGCGCGCTGAAGGCGGCCTCGGGCTGGCGACAGCGGAGGTCGGCGCCGTGTACGGCACGCTGGCCACGGTTGCCTTCATCGGCGGCAGCCTGCTGGGCGGCTATTTCACTGCCTGGCGCGGCTTGAAGCGCAGCATGTTCTTCCTGATCCTGGCGATGAACCTGCCGAACCTGGCTTACTTTTTCCTGAGCACCGCCATGCCCACCAACCTGGGTGTGATCGGCGCCGCCCTGAGCCTGGAAATGTTCGGCTACGGCTTCGGCTTCGTCGGGCTGATCCTTTTCATCATGCAGGAAGTCGCGGTCGGCAAGTACCAGATGGCGCACTACGCGCTGGGCACCGGCATCATGCAGCTGGGCTATGTGTTGTTCAAGATCGTCAGCGGTTCGGTGCAGGCGGCGCTCGGTTACCAGCATTTTTTCCTGTGGGTGCTGGTGTCGGCGATACCGGTGCTGCTGCTGTCGCGCATCGTGCCGATCGGGCGCCATGAAAAGGCCGACGGCGATGCGGCGCAGGCGGCAAGCTAG
- a CDS encoding glycoside hydrolase family 16 protein translates to MALTLALSCSLAAGGAMAAADPIFFDDFHYADTTALVAGGWKIRDQQGHPGIEHGLWGPDTVSLVDDPQTGGARLVRLNARTDGTPQGTFQAQLCHQRKYFEGTYAARIRFSDAPLAGPGGDLVVESFYTSSPLKHDFDPQYSELDWEYLPNGGWGNPHSRLYSVSWQTVQMEPWNAFNQVHEEQRALGGWHTVLMQVAAGKIRYFLDGVQLDEHGGRNYPAQPMSINFNLWFSPSGVLADSKAQRSYQQDVAWVLHAKDQLLSPAQVDAAVGAYRKAGAHRIDTVPAMTPALASNCDF, encoded by the coding sequence TTGGCGTTGACCTTGGCGCTGTCATGCTCGCTGGCGGCGGGCGGCGCCATGGCCGCTGCCGATCCGATCTTCTTTGACGATTTCCACTATGCCGACACCACGGCGCTGGTGGCTGGCGGCTGGAAGATCCGCGACCAGCAGGGCCATCCCGGCATAGAGCATGGGCTGTGGGGGCCGGATACGGTCAGTCTGGTCGACGACCCGCAAACCGGCGGCGCGCGCCTGGTGCGCCTCAATGCGCGCACCGACGGCACGCCGCAGGGCACCTTCCAGGCACAGCTCTGCCATCAGCGCAAGTATTTCGAAGGCACCTACGCCGCCCGCATACGTTTCAGCGATGCGCCGCTGGCGGGACCAGGCGGCGACCTGGTGGTCGAGTCCTTCTATACCTCCAGTCCGCTCAAGCATGATTTCGATCCGCAGTACAGCGAACTGGACTGGGAGTATCTGCCCAACGGCGGCTGGGGCAATCCGCACAGCCGCCTGTACAGCGTGTCCTGGCAGACGGTGCAGATGGAACCCTGGAATGCTTTCAACCAGGTGCACGAAGAACAGCGCGCGCTGGGCGGCTGGCACACGGTGCTGATGCAGGTCGCGGCCGGCAAGATCCGCTATTTCCTGGATGGCGTGCAGCTCGACGAACACGGTGGCCGCAATTACCCGGCGCAGCCGATGTCGATCAATTTCAACCTGTGGTTTTCGCCTAGCGGCGTGCTGGCCGACAGCAAGGCCCAGCGCAGCTACCAGCAGGACGTGGCCTGGGTGCTGCACGCCAAGGATCAACTGCTGTCGCCGGCGCAGGTCGATGCCGCCGTCGGCGCCTACCGCAAGGCCGGCGCCCACCGGATCGATACCGTACCCGCAATGACGCCGGCCCTGGCGTCGAACTGCGATTTCTAA
- a CDS encoding glycoside hydrolase family 18 protein, translating into MKLMRLSMLMTAMLPLLASAAAPAAADSQPAYKVVAYYLPSQRQYSAADIDPGKITHLNYAFAVIKDGEVAADQAISAEQGPRDFVVLRALKQRNPALKILISVGGWAGSKDFSNVALTPQARRKFAASALDFIRKNGFDGVDIDWEFPVAGGDAGNAMRPEDKQNYTLLLQALREQLDSAGRQEHRSYLLTAAVGNNQAFFQNAEMAKVAAILDWVNIMTYDFSGTWNKFAGHVAPLYNDPALARPEANPKFNVSSTVEMALHDGIPAAKLVLGMPFYGYSWKKCGALQHGQHQDCDGKGRGSTEEGELDYSDIAATLVNRNGFTRYWNDAAKVPYLFNPDTGEFVSYDDPESLDYKINYLKQMGLGGAMFWQLSADRNAVLLDKVAAGLLPPK; encoded by the coding sequence ATGAAACTGATGAGATTGTCGATGTTGATGACGGCCATGCTGCCGCTGCTGGCGAGCGCGGCTGCACCGGCGGCTGCAGACAGCCAGCCGGCGTACAAAGTCGTTGCCTATTATTTACCTTCGCAGCGTCAATACTCGGCCGCGGATATCGATCCCGGCAAAATCACGCATCTGAATTACGCCTTCGCCGTCATCAAGGATGGCGAAGTCGCGGCGGACCAGGCCATCAGCGCCGAGCAGGGACCGCGCGATTTTGTCGTGCTGCGCGCCCTGAAGCAGCGCAACCCGGCCCTGAAAATCCTGATCTCGGTCGGCGGCTGGGCCGGTTCAAAAGACTTTTCCAATGTCGCGCTGACGCCGCAGGCGCGCCGCAAGTTTGCCGCCAGCGCGCTGGATTTCATCCGCAAGAATGGCTTTGACGGCGTCGACATCGACTGGGAGTTTCCGGTGGCTGGCGGCGATGCCGGCAATGCCATGCGGCCAGAGGATAAGCAGAACTACACGCTGTTGCTGCAAGCCTTGCGCGAGCAGCTCGACAGCGCCGGCAGGCAGGAGCATCGCAGCTATCTGCTGACAGCCGCGGTCGGCAACAACCAGGCGTTTTTCCAGAATGCCGAAATGGCCAAGGTGGCGGCGATCCTGGACTGGGTCAACATCATGACCTACGACTTCAGCGGCACATGGAACAAGTTTGCCGGCCACGTCGCGCCCCTGTACAACGATCCGGCGCTGGCGCGGCCCGAAGCCAATCCCAAGTTCAATGTCAGCAGCACGGTGGAGATGGCTTTGCATGACGGCATCCCGGCCGCCAAGCTGGTGCTGGGCATGCCTTTCTACGGCTACAGCTGGAAGAAATGCGGCGCGCTCCAGCACGGCCAGCATCAGGATTGCGACGGCAAGGGACGCGGCAGCACCGAGGAGGGCGAACTAGACTACAGCGACATCGCCGCCACGCTGGTGAACCGCAATGGCTTTACCCGTTACTGGAACGATGCGGCCAAGGTGCCTTATCTGTTCAATCCCGATACCGGCGAATTCGTCAGCTACGACGATCCTGAATCGCTGGATTACAAGATCAACTATCTGAAGCAGATGGGCCTGGGCGGCGCCATGTTCTGGCAATTGTCGGCCGACCGCAATGCGGTCTTGCTGGACAAGGTGGCGGCCGGCTTGCTGCCGCCGAAATAA